AAATAAAAAGAGGTTAGAGTTTTCTATACCCTATCTGAAACATAATATTTACTTTAATGATGTTATCGAATGTTTAAAAAAAGAACTTCCAATTTTATGGAATGATAGTATTTCGTTGAGATCATTGTTTACCTTAATAGATAACCGTTTTAATGATATTTTAATCAAAACAAATTCATCACAGCAAGCGAAACTATTTGAATTAAAATTTTATGCTGCTTTATACACAGGAAATCAATCTCAGGTTCAAAATGTTATAAATCAAATTCAGCAGGCAAGCAAAAAATGGAATATTCAAATGTTTGAAATGTGGCATGGAAAGTTGGATGTTTGGCTTCAAAGTTTACAGGAAGTAATAAGCAACAGGGATGAATTTTTGAAGCAGATAGAGGTGAATAAGCAGGATAAGAAAATCGCCAAATTGCAAAGTTCAGAACTTATAGCCTAAAACAAAGCTTCCGCAACTATCAGTATGTGAAAATAGACATACTTCACAAAACAGTACCCGGATTTTAAATAGTATACCATATGACAGAATTAGAAAAACTGGAGAAACGGTGGAAAGAACTGGTAGGAAGACCCCGCACTAAAGAGGAATTAGAAGAATCTGTATTACTGGTAGAAAAAATGAATATAGAACTCTCTAAAGAGTATTTGGGGTTATTGGCAGAACTTCATGATATTAGAATTCAAATTACTGACATTTGGAATTTAGTAAATACCAATAGAAAATATCCTGAAGCAATTCCTCTCTTACTGAAATACTTACCAATGGTAAAACATCTGAAAAATAAAGAAGGTATCATCAGATCGTTAACTGTCCCTGAAGCCAAAGGTATAGCGGTTCCATTATTATTAAAGGAATATTATAATACACCAAAAGAGAAACATAATCTGAGATGGGTCATTGGCAATGCTGTGAATGTCACAATAACCAAAAATAATGTGGCAGATATCATTCCCCTTGTTCTGGATAAGGAAAACGGATCCTCAAGACAAATGTTTGTGGCTGCTTTAGGAAAGATAAAAACGGAAGAAGTGAAAGAAGTGTTACTTGAACTTATAAATGACGAGGACAAAATTATTCGAGATATGGCCGAAAAAAGCTTAAAGAAAGTTTCCAAAGGAAAAGCCAGCTGAAAGGAAAACGACATGATTATCAGGCTGTAACTAAGGCTCAAATTGATAAAAGGCACAAAAATCAACATCCGCTGGAGGTGAAAAGATGGGAGAAACGGAGTTTTGGGATGAGTTTATAGTCCCTGGGGATAAAGGTGGATCAGGAAAAATTATTTTTGAGCCCTCAAAAGAGAACGGAATTATTAAGGTGAGAAATTGGGAAAAGTTATTGCTGATCGTAATAAAAAAGCCAATAATCAAGACCTTACCGTTACAATGGAACAATCTAAATTGAATGGAGAGCTTGATATAAAGCACAATATAAATTATGCTCCATATGGATCTATCACTGGACGACTTTTGAACGGCAAATATGCGACTGCAAGTTCTGCTGGTAATTTTTTAGCAGGGCTAAATGGTGTAACGGGTACTGTTCAAGGATCGGGAATCAGTGGTTTAACTTACATGAA
The Sphingobacterium spiritivorum genome window above contains:
- a CDS encoding HEAT repeat domain-containing protein encodes the protein MTELEKLEKRWKELVGRPRTKEELEESVLLVEKMNIELSKEYLGLLAELHDIRIQITDIWNLVNTNRKYPEAIPLLLKYLPMVKHLKNKEGIIRSLTVPEAKGIAVPLLLKEYYNTPKEKHNLRWVIGNAVNVTITKNNVADIIPLVLDKENGSSRQMFVAALGKIKTEEVKEVLLELINDEDKIIRDMAEKSLKKVSKGKAS